The following coding sequences are from one Nymphalis io chromosome 5, ilAglIoxx1.1, whole genome shotgun sequence window:
- the LOC126768375 gene encoding larval cuticle protein LCP-30-like has translation MKAVLCVLVSIGLLSCARADDDGRYHPELYGDKSITYNPINNGRFDYRHRSNFGRSDLYYPNHGYQPLYSLKPYQQLSAPFETYSKLASTISSSTALPPVVRASTVQPPNYVYAKHYGNEGYARIIEQDNDVNENSYQYKYKTENGISAGESGIVDPSGTVGGTRVSGFYEYVGADGLTYRVDYTADENGFHPTGAHLPKLHTN, from the exons ATGAAGGCTGTCTTG TGTGTACTTGTATCCATTGGCCTTCTAAGTTGTGCAAGGGCTGATGATGATGGCAGATATCATCCAGAACTGTATGGTGATAAATCAATCACATACAATCCAATAAACAATGGAAGGTTCGATTACAGACACAGGAGCAACTTTGGAAGAAGTGACTTGTACTACCCTAATCATGGGTACCAGCCATTGTATTCTCTAAAACCATATCAACAACTGTCTGCTCCATTTGAAACATACAGTAAACTTGCCAG TACAATTTCAAGTTCGACGGCACTCCCGCCAGTAGTCCGGGCTTCCACCGTACAACCACCTAATTACGTGTATGCCAAACATTATGGTAACGAAGGCTATGCTAGAATTATTGAACAAGACAATGATGTAAATGAAAATAGCtaccaatataaatataagaccgAAAATGGAATAAGTGCTGGAGAGTCTGGAATTGTTGATCCTTCTGGTACAGTGGGGGGAACTCGTGTCTCCGGATTTTACGAATATGTTGGTGCTGATGGCCTCACTTACAGGGTTGACTATACCGCTGACGAAAATGGCTTCCATCCGACTGGGGCTCACTTGCCTAAGTTACATACGAATTAA
- the LOC126768303 gene encoding larval cuticle protein LCP-22-like: protein MKFAVVIFACVLAAANAQFGQANQGQYFPQRENYQYNKYNQNNRYNNNNNYNRYQNIKPYKPIVSSTPYPRVTFAEAKATVSPSVVNVVKPVAPVFVPAVTPAPIAPVSVPRVVADARSAETLKYGNEINADGTYHYFYETNNGIAAQAQGTPRNFGGNPPVVPDVAQGSFSWISPEGEEIAITYVADENGYHPTGNAIPQPPAIPPQIARALEYIARNAPVSTVYKN from the exons atgaaATTCGcc GTGGTCATATTTGCTTGCGTGTTGGCCGCCGCCAACGCCCAATTTGGCCAAGCCAATCAGGGCCAATACTTCCCCCAGAGGGAAAACTACCAGTACAACAAATACAACCAGAACAACagatacaacaacaacaacaactacAACCGTTACCAAAACATCAAACCCTACAAGCCAATCGTGTCATCAACCCCCTACCCTCGTGTCACCTTCGCTGAAGCCAAAGCCACCGTTTCCCCCTCAGTGGTCAATGTAGTCAAACCCGTGGCACCCGTCTTCGTTCCCGCCGTTACCCCCGCTCCAATAGCCCCAGTGTCTGTACCCAGGGTTGTTGCTGACGCTCGCTCTGCTGAGACTCTTAAATACGGCAATGAAATCAACGCCGATGGTACCTACCACTACTT ctACGAAACCAACAACGGTATCGCCGCTCAGGCCCAAGGTACTCCACGTAACTTCGGAGGCAACCCCCCTGTAGTTCCCGACGTTGCTCAAGGTTCTTTCTCCTGGATTTCCCCCGAGGGTGAGGAGATCGCCATCACCTACGTCGCTGACGAGAACGGTTACCACCCAACT GGTAACGCTATTCCCCAGCCACCTGCAATTCCCCCACAAATCGCCCGCGCTCTTGAGTACATCGCAAGAAACGCTCCCGTATCGACTGTTTACAAGAACTAA